The following coding sequences are from one Paenibacillus sp. FSL R5-0912 window:
- a CDS encoding MFS transporter — MLRNKYVRTIIMSRVFLQLGVWVRNFAILLYVTDITQNDPFYVSLISVAEYAPIFLFAIIGGTFADRWLPKRTMMISDALSACSVFVVLLVVMSGSWRALLLATLVSAILSQFSQPSAMKLFKQHVPEDQLQSVMAMFQSLSAFFMVIGPVIGAFIYNHYGIEVSLAVMIGMFTGSALILGLLPKDAPQQAGKLRNGIMAEMKSGLDYVRSSQVLKNLGAAFAFAGLAAGLIQPLGVFVIIENLGRDRGFLQWIMMANGAAMLLGGMLIMSKGKAVKPQTMLAFGLLVSAAGTVGVGWSHHAALTILLQTLTGFFYPCIHIGINTLILRNTEAGYMGRVGGIMGPMFMGFMVIGMSAAGYLKEAFSLFTVFTGSGILFLMAMLILLPMVRAKESGRQSLQG; from the coding sequence GTGTTAAGGAACAAATATGTAAGAACGATTATTATGTCAAGAGTATTTCTGCAGCTCGGAGTATGGGTGAGGAACTTTGCGATTCTGCTGTACGTGACGGATATTACGCAGAATGATCCATTCTATGTCTCGCTCATTTCGGTGGCCGAATATGCTCCAATTTTTCTGTTTGCTATTATAGGCGGTACCTTCGCGGACAGGTGGCTGCCCAAGCGGACGATGATGATCAGTGATGCGTTATCGGCATGTTCCGTCTTTGTGGTGCTGCTGGTTGTCATGTCCGGATCGTGGAGGGCACTGCTGCTGGCTACCCTGGTATCAGCTATATTGTCACAATTCTCGCAGCCTTCTGCGATGAAGCTGTTCAAACAGCATGTGCCTGAAGATCAGTTACAGAGTGTGATGGCCATGTTCCAGTCGCTGTCTGCTTTCTTTATGGTGATTGGTCCGGTAATCGGCGCTTTCATCTATAACCATTACGGAATTGAGGTATCGCTGGCTGTGATGATCGGTATGTTCACCGGCTCTGCGCTTATTCTGGGCCTGCTGCCCAAAGACGCGCCGCAGCAGGCCGGAAAGCTCCGGAACGGGATCATGGCTGAAATGAAATCCGGACTGGATTATGTTCGTTCGAGCCAGGTGCTGAAGAATCTTGGCGCAGCCTTTGCGTTTGCGGGGCTTGCCGCAGGACTGATCCAGCCGCTGGGGGTATTCGTAATCATTGAGAATCTGGGCAGGGACAGAGGGTTCCTGCAGTGGATCATGATGGCGAACGGGGCGGCGATGCTGCTCGGCGGAATGCTCATTATGAGCAAAGGCAAAGCCGTGAAGCCACAGACGATGCTGGCATTCGGTCTGCTGGTCAGTGCGGCTGGAACGGTCGGCGTGGGCTGGTCGCATCATGCAGCATTGACGATCCTACTACAGACGCTGACCGGATTCTTTTACCCGTGTATCCATATCGGCATCAACACACTGATTCTGCGGAATACCGAGGCCGGCTACATGGGCAGGGTTGGCGGTATAATGGGGCCGATGTTCATGGGCTTCATGGTGATCGGAATGTCTGCGGCAGGTTATTTGAAGGAAGCCTTCTCGCTGTTCACAGTATTCACCGGAAGTGGCATACTGTTCCTGATGGCGATGCTGATTCTGCTGCCGATGGTCAGGGCGAAGGAGTCTGGGAGGCAATCTCTTCAGGGGTGA
- a CDS encoding HNH endonuclease, which translates to MKEQALGKCELCGRSPLATTVHHLIPREKGGALLPTALLCKACHRQIHALYTNSDLVILGLTTLDNLRHDPRIAAYLQWIIRQPPGSEPKLRKSKRVRGGY; encoded by the coding sequence ATGAAAGAACAAGCCTTGGGCAAGTGTGAGCTATGCGGCCGTTCCCCTCTCGCAACCACCGTCCATCATCTGATTCCCCGTGAGAAAGGCGGAGCCCTGCTGCCTACCGCTCTTCTCTGCAAGGCTTGCCACCGGCAGATTCATGCCCTGTATACCAACAGCGATCTGGTCATTCTTGGCCTGACAACGCTAGACAACCTTAGACACGACCCCAGGATCGCCGCATATCTCCAATGGATCATCAGGCAGCCGCCAGGTTCTGAGCCTAAGCTCCGCAAATCCAAGCGTGTGCGGGGTGGATATTAA
- a CDS encoding manganese catalase family protein → MFKRFDEIAIEIPEVERPDPNAAAAVQELLGGKFGEMSTLNNYLFQSFNFRSKKKLKPFYDLVTSITAEELGHVELVSHAVNKCLCGSTAYKEPDQTPLNPFKDARNTYFALGGAQSAMPFDSMGRPWSGEYVFNSGNLILDLLHNFFLECGARTHKMKVYELTDHPAAREVIGYLLVRGGVHVVAYAKALEVATGVDVSKLIPIPSLSNKAFNETRKYESRGVHTKLYTNSDGDFTAIRQIWKGLHPEDGQPLEVIEGIPKGFPVPEAPEVPEEFAPGISEDDFLAIAARLQSAANISSSGNTN, encoded by the coding sequence ATGTTCAAGCGCTTTGACGAAATTGCCATTGAGATTCCTGAAGTGGAGCGTCCCGATCCAAATGCCGCAGCAGCAGTTCAAGAGCTGCTTGGCGGTAAATTCGGCGAGATGTCGACACTGAATAACTATCTGTTCCAGTCGTTTAATTTCCGCAGCAAAAAAAAGCTCAAGCCCTTCTACGATCTCGTTACAAGTATCACTGCAGAAGAACTTGGTCATGTAGAACTGGTATCGCATGCGGTCAATAAATGCCTGTGCGGATCAACAGCCTATAAGGAACCGGATCAGACTCCGCTTAATCCGTTCAAAGATGCGCGAAATACATATTTCGCCCTCGGCGGAGCCCAATCCGCTATGCCCTTCGACTCTATGGGCCGTCCCTGGAGCGGTGAATATGTCTTCAACAGCGGGAATCTGATTCTCGATCTGCTGCATAACTTCTTCCTGGAGTGCGGTGCCCGTACACACAAGATGAAGGTGTATGAATTGACCGACCATCCGGCTGCGCGTGAGGTTATAGGTTATCTGCTGGTCCGCGGGGGAGTCCATGTAGTGGCTTATGCCAAAGCGCTGGAGGTGGCTACCGGTGTTGATGTCAGCAAGCTAATTCCAATCCCTTCCCTCAGCAACAAGGCTTTTAATGAGACCCGGAAATACGAGTCCAGAGGCGTTCATACGAAGCTGTATACGAACAGCGATGGTGACTTCACAGCGATCAGGCAGATCTGGAAGGGGCTGCATCCGGAGGATGGACAGCCGCTCGAAGTAATCGAAGGTATACCTAAGGGCTTCCCGGTTCCCGAGGCGCCAGAGGTGCCTGAAGAATTCGCTCCGGGCATCTCCGAGGACGATTTCCTCGCCATTGCTGCCCGCCTGCAGTCGGCAGCCAATATAAGCTCTTCCGGAAATACGAATTAA
- the psiE gene encoding phosphate-starvation-inducible protein PsiE, protein MKILNKFAVVPLVLQWVLNLSLVVLALILVIFLGKETVYIFSHINDASELSKLELLEGILVYFLYFEFIALIIKYFEAHYHFPLRYFIYIGITAIIRLIIIDHESPLDTILYSGAILVLVITLYLANTKQLKRE, encoded by the coding sequence ATGAAAATTCTTAACAAATTCGCTGTTGTGCCGCTGGTTCTGCAATGGGTATTGAACCTGTCCCTTGTTGTACTCGCCTTGATTCTGGTCATTTTCCTGGGCAAGGAAACAGTATACATCTTCAGCCACATTAATGATGCCAGTGAATTATCCAAGCTGGAGCTGCTCGAAGGGATACTGGTGTATTTCCTGTATTTCGAATTCATTGCGCTGATTATCAAGTATTTCGAGGCCCATTATCATTTCCCGCTCCGTTATTTCATCTATATCGGCATTACGGCGATCATCCGGCTGATCATCATCGATCATGAGAGTCCGCTGGACACTATATTGTATTCCGGTGCCATACTTGTACTGGTGATCACGCTGTATCTAGCCAACACCAAGCAATTGAAGCGCGAATAA
- a CDS encoding cache domain-containing sensor histidine kinase: protein MKLRRKILFAIILLVFIPVIVMGIVTYVNFSNAMEKKSSNFYWISLQETDRKLKFALSEISSTTNSAITQPPIQQALKQQNFVLTYDNKQLINNLLLIHPMITSFSLYGKDRLIYQYNAPMSFAEMQNQVWFGAMNSAEGRPVWSGPGENGSASAGKPVLVQARVIKDFYSLEDIGYLVVYVKPDLLDQIFWEAATLKKGDILLVNKQGNIVFNKSGEHIGERTDFPFLQEDYTQEQDYYIDNYQEERSLITFLPSHNSDWYLAAITPMNLISSESVSIRNIAVILGIVSLLSAFLFDHYFIRRLVRSINSAVNGMKRVKQGIFIPIPVPLRANDESDSLIDGFNRMSSQINELIEQVQTEQGRKKEAEMKALMAQINPHFIYNSLESINSMAVLAGNRDISKMVISLGRLLRISISQNQELIPLQMEFEHVRHYLDIQKFRFGEKFSYELELPEPLRYVMTQKLIVQPIVENALYHAVEQMEEHGTITVKAQENGNDVIIIVKDNGPGFDLEVLMSQWNKERANAKKYSDSGVGLKNVHERLNIRFGNPYGILVCSSPGFGSTICIRIPKIQPS, encoded by the coding sequence ATGAAGCTCCGTCGTAAGATCTTGTTTGCTATTATTCTTCTCGTCTTCATTCCCGTGATCGTCATGGGGATTGTTACGTATGTCAATTTCTCTAATGCTATGGAGAAGAAATCAAGCAATTTCTACTGGATCTCCCTGCAGGAGACGGACCGCAAGCTGAAGTTCGCGCTCAGTGAGATTTCATCGACCACCAATTCAGCCATTACGCAGCCGCCAATTCAGCAGGCGCTCAAGCAGCAGAACTTTGTCCTCACCTATGACAACAAGCAGTTGATCAACAATCTGCTGTTAATTCATCCAATGATCACCTCCTTCAGCCTATACGGCAAAGACCGGCTGATCTATCAATATAACGCGCCGATGTCTTTTGCCGAAATGCAAAATCAGGTCTGGTTCGGAGCGATGAATAGTGCCGAGGGGCGTCCTGTCTGGTCCGGTCCCGGAGAGAACGGCTCGGCAAGCGCGGGTAAACCTGTGCTTGTGCAGGCAAGAGTGATTAAGGATTTCTATTCTCTGGAGGATATTGGCTACCTGGTCGTTTACGTGAAGCCGGATTTGCTCGATCAAATCTTCTGGGAGGCTGCCACCTTGAAGAAAGGGGATATTCTGCTGGTGAACAAGCAGGGCAATATCGTCTTTAACAAGTCGGGGGAGCATATTGGTGAGCGGACGGATTTTCCATTTTTGCAGGAGGATTATACGCAGGAGCAGGACTATTACATTGACAATTATCAGGAGGAGCGGTCTCTGATCACTTTCCTGCCCTCACATAATTCAGACTGGTATCTGGCTGCTATTACACCGATGAATCTGATTTCATCAGAATCGGTATCTATCCGTAATATTGCGGTTATCCTCGGGATTGTGTCGCTGCTGTCTGCTTTTCTGTTCGACCATTATTTCATCCGCAGGCTTGTCCGCAGCATTAACAGTGCGGTGAATGGAATGAAGCGGGTCAAGCAGGGGATATTCATCCCGATCCCCGTACCGCTCCGTGCCAATGATGAGAGTGATTCCCTCATTGACGGCTTCAACCGGATGAGCTCGCAAATCAATGAATTGATTGAGCAGGTGCAGACGGAACAGGGGCGCAAGAAGGAAGCGGAAATGAAGGCGCTGATGGCGCAGATTAACCCGCACTTCATCTATAATTCACTGGAATCGATTAATTCGATGGCCGTACTGGCAGGTAACAGGGATATCAGTAAAATGGTTATTTCGCTCGGCAGGCTGCTGCGGATCAGCATCAGCCAGAACCAGGAGCTGATTCCGCTGCAAATGGAATTCGAGCATGTCCGCCATTATCTCGATATTCAGAAGTTCCGTTTCGGAGAGAAGTTCTCGTATGAGCTGGAGCTGCCTGAACCGCTGAGGTACGTGATGACCCAGAAGCTGATTGTCCAGCCGATCGTCGAAAACGCTTTATATCATGCAGTTGAACAGATGGAGGAGCATGGCACCATTACGGTCAAGGCACAGGAGAACGGCAATGATGTTATCATTATCGTCAAGGATAACGGACCGGGCTTTGACCTTGAGGTGCTAATGAGCCAATGGAACAAGGAAAGGGCCAATGCCAAGAAATACAGTGACAGCGGGGTGGGCCTGAAGAATGTGCATGAGCGCCTGAACATCCGGTTCGGCAATCCCTATGGCATTCTGGTCTGCTCATCTCCCGGCTTTGGATCAACAATTTGTATCCGGATTCCGAAGATTCAGCCGTCATGA
- a CDS encoding ABC transporter substrate-binding protein — translation MKEERSIARWLTNWGWILLYTVLMSGAVWFIMQEDSGQIEDNSPEKITLTFRHFWIKEHDRPLLAIFEEVVKNYQVSHPNVKVNFEGLDQTIHREQKLKSEMVTGTPPDMFVLFGGAEIEPYVRSNRLMDLTDFTEVNGLGDQFKDLHLWTFNKRIYGLPIEGNAEPLYYNKSIFAELGLDIPVTVAELDRVITKLKAAGYIPFALGNEDLWPAGVFAHYLMDRYAGPELIQKLVTGEDGASFQNSSYSDAFRHLDKWIDEGAFSGDSNNVSTENAVGLFTEGKAAMYLNGNWDINLFSGAAAPADFQNQVGVIPFPALIKGAETSIAGGYTIGIGLSSSLSGAKREAALELMKAFYTKEIQTRIVYEGLRIPSMRIAFDPDKTGPVFAQVMDMMEENNQSFVPYDNLLSPEVKTTFLSVIEEMIDGGMHTDQALQQLQDASKQYWNLIRSSAGQ, via the coding sequence ATGAAAGAGGAGCGGAGTATTGCTAGATGGTTGACCAATTGGGGATGGATTCTGCTCTATACTGTACTAATGTCCGGTGCGGTATGGTTCATTATGCAGGAAGACAGCGGGCAGATCGAAGATAACTCTCCCGAGAAAATCACGCTGACCTTCCGGCACTTCTGGATCAAGGAGCATGACCGTCCGCTTCTGGCCATCTTTGAGGAAGTTGTGAAGAACTATCAGGTGAGCCATCCGAATGTGAAGGTGAACTTCGAGGGTCTGGACCAGACCATTCACCGGGAGCAGAAGCTGAAGAGTGAAATGGTCACTGGAACACCGCCTGATATGTTCGTCCTCTTCGGCGGAGCGGAGATCGAGCCTTATGTGCGTTCGAACCGGCTGATGGATCTAACGGATTTCACCGAAGTGAACGGACTGGGCGATCAATTTAAGGATTTGCATCTGTGGACTTTCAATAAGCGTATCTATGGGCTGCCCATTGAGGGCAATGCTGAACCGCTTTATTATAACAAGAGTATCTTCGCTGAGCTCGGACTGGATATTCCCGTAACGGTTGCGGAGCTCGATAGAGTCATTACGAAGCTGAAAGCGGCAGGATATATCCCGTTTGCGCTGGGCAACGAAGACCTCTGGCCCGCAGGGGTCTTCGCCCATTATCTAATGGACCGCTATGCCGGACCCGAGCTTATACAGAAGCTGGTTACCGGGGAGGATGGGGCGAGCTTTCAGAACAGCAGCTACTCGGATGCGTTCCGCCATCTGGATAAATGGATAGATGAAGGTGCTTTCAGTGGTGATTCCAATAATGTATCCACCGAGAATGCTGTGGGTCTGTTCACGGAAGGGAAAGCAGCCATGTATCTTAACGGAAACTGGGACATCAATTTGTTCTCAGGCGCGGCAGCGCCGGCAGATTTCCAGAACCAGGTTGGTGTAATTCCGTTTCCCGCGCTGATCAAGGGGGCAGAGACGTCGATCGCCGGCGGCTACACTATAGGAATCGGACTCTCTTCGAGCCTCAGCGGAGCGAAGCGGGAAGCTGCCCTGGAACTGATGAAAGCTTTCTATACGAAGGAGATTCAGACCCGGATAGTATACGAAGGACTGAGAATTCCGTCGATGCGCATTGCCTTCGACCCGGATAAGACCGGCCCGGTGTTTGCCCAGGTCATGGATATGATGGAGGAGAACAATCAGAGCTTTGTGCCATATGACAATCTGTTGTCCCCTGAAGTGAAAACGACATTTCTGAGTGTAATTGAAGAGATGATTGATGGAGGGATGCATACGGATCAGGCTTTACAGCAGCTGCAAGATGCATCCAAGCAATACTGGAATCTGATCCGGAGTTCGGCCGGTCAATAA
- a CDS encoding response regulator, which yields MSEHKDKYKVLLVDDEPIILRSLKVAVPWEELGLTIVGEAKNGEAALQLIQETTPHIIISDIRMPVIDGIALMKEVLPRSAKLIFIFISGYGEFTYAREALRLGAFDYLLKPIDHEELAEMLTRARERLDRQKENEQLMLSVQTLSMLARERMLAEFTLGNPRPLQHLKWLENSELEDEYFMAVVRLDDYAGLTAKWSAEEKHLWLFAVRNILEEWSLENGALSIFPFYNGEWILLFPAGISAGKRELGEQLIAGIKRYSKLNCSVGISRSTQGIDQLSTVYPLASQALYQRFYSGQAGVFIEEETAAAGSREVKYPKELELSLIESIRTLNLERMLALFDEMSVFIESQALPQPLAERLIIEMSVVLYRQFEHLNTHSEWSIESLLSKLHGLGTLSGMIEALKSEFREWLLQSHSTAAREDGRSIIEKVKRYIESNYHKDLSIEEVSEVADLSISHFCTLFKQISGYTFLEFVTHCRMENAKYILRSSNVKVYQVAPLVGYQDPRYFTQVFKKATGKTPTEYREEHVKQD from the coding sequence ATGAGTGAACATAAGGATAAATATAAAGTGCTGCTGGTGGATGATGAGCCGATTATTCTCCGCAGCCTGAAGGTTGCGGTTCCCTGGGAAGAGCTTGGCCTGACGATAGTCGGTGAAGCAAAGAACGGGGAAGCTGCATTGCAGCTGATTCAGGAGACCACGCCGCATATTATTATCAGCGATATCCGCATGCCGGTGATTGACGGGATCGCTTTAATGAAGGAGGTGCTTCCGCGCAGCGCCAAGCTGATTTTTATCTTCATCAGCGGCTACGGGGAGTTTACATATGCCAGGGAGGCGCTGCGGCTCGGTGCGTTTGATTATCTGCTGAAGCCGATTGACCATGAGGAACTGGCGGAGATGCTCACCCGGGCCAGAGAGCGGCTTGACCGCCAGAAGGAAAATGAACAGCTGATGCTGTCAGTGCAGACCTTGTCAATGCTTGCCCGCGAGCGCATGCTGGCCGAGTTCACGCTGGGCAACCCGCGTCCGCTGCAGCATCTGAAGTGGCTGGAGAATAGCGAGCTGGAAGATGAATATTTCATGGCGGTTGTCCGTCTGGACGATTATGCCGGGCTGACAGCCAAGTGGAGTGCGGAAGAGAAGCATCTCTGGCTGTTCGCGGTCCGCAATATCCTGGAGGAATGGTCCTTGGAGAATGGGGCGTTGTCCATCTTCCCGTTCTACAACGGGGAATGGATCTTGCTCTTCCCGGCAGGCATTAGTGCCGGCAAAAGAGAGCTCGGTGAACAGCTGATTGCCGGCATCAAACGTTACTCTAAGCTGAACTGTTCTGTTGGCATCAGCCGGTCCACCCAGGGAATTGATCAGTTAAGCACGGTCTATCCGTTAGCTTCTCAGGCCTTATATCAGCGGTTCTATTCCGGACAAGCCGGTGTATTCATTGAAGAGGAGACTGCAGCAGCTGGCAGCCGTGAGGTGAAGTATCCGAAGGAGCTGGAGCTCTCGCTGATTGAAAGTATCCGCACCCTGAACCTGGAGCGTATGCTTGCCCTTTTTGACGAGATGTCTGTCTTCATTGAATCCCAGGCCCTTCCGCAGCCGCTCGCGGAGCGTCTGATTATTGAGATGAGCGTGGTGCTGTACCGGCAGTTCGAGCATTTGAACACCCATAGCGAATGGTCGATAGAAAGTCTGCTAAGCAAGCTGCATGGCCTGGGAACGCTGTCAGGCATGATCGAAGCACTCAAGTCGGAATTCCGTGAATGGCTGCTTCAGAGTCACAGCACAGCAGCCCGCGAAGATGGGCGCAGCATCATTGAGAAGGTTAAACGGTACATTGAATCCAATTACCACAAGGATCTCAGCATTGAGGAAGTGTCCGAGGTGGCCGATCTCAGCATCAGCCATTTCTGCACACTGTTCAAACAAATCTCGGGCTACACCTTCCTGGAATTCGTCACCCACTGCCGGATGGAGAATGCCAAGTACATTCTGCGAAGCAGCAATGTGAAGGTCTACCAGGTAGCGCCGCTTGTGGGCTATCAGGACCCGAGGTACTTCACTCAGGTGTTTAAAAAGGCTACCGGCAAGACGCCGACGGAGTATCGTGAGGAGCATGTGAAGCAGGATTGA
- a CDS encoding fatty acid desaturase has translation MTTNQTSQLSSLKKSVAPYEKTDRKASIYQLINTLGPLVLLWTAAYFSLSVSYWLTLLFAVPAAGFVIRTFIICHDCCHGSFFKNRKANDIFGTITGVLTLVPYRQWKHSHSIHHAGSSNLDKRGIGDIWIMTVDEYAAAKPLQRLYYRIYRNPLVLFVLGPIAVFVIQYRFNAKGARRKERMNTYLTNVSIVALYGTMIMLVGWQAFLLVQLPVVFFSGFLGIWLFYVQHQFEDTYFEHDEEWSYVNAAVEGSSYYKLPKLLQWITGNIGFHHVHHLSPKVPNYNLELAHNATPPLQKATTITLSTSLQALKYRLWDEEHKTFVSFKEMKQRLQQKKPAAAEVLKVIKPGFQNK, from the coding sequence ATGACTACAAACCAGACATCCCAGCTCTCCAGCTTGAAGAAAAGCGTAGCCCCTTACGAAAAAACAGACCGTAAAGCGAGCATCTACCAGCTCATTAATACACTTGGACCACTAGTGCTCCTATGGACTGCTGCTTATTTCAGCTTATCCGTTTCCTACTGGCTGACGCTGCTGTTCGCCGTTCCGGCTGCAGGTTTTGTCATCCGCACCTTTATTATTTGTCATGACTGCTGTCACGGCTCATTCTTCAAGAACCGCAAAGCGAACGATATTTTCGGAACAATAACCGGTGTGCTCACTCTGGTCCCTTACCGCCAGTGGAAGCACAGCCATTCGATACATCATGCGGGAAGCAGCAACCTCGACAAAAGAGGCATCGGCGACATCTGGATTATGACGGTGGATGAATATGCAGCCGCGAAACCGCTGCAGCGACTATACTACCGGATCTATCGTAACCCTCTGGTTTTGTTTGTACTCGGACCCATTGCCGTCTTCGTGATCCAGTACCGTTTCAACGCCAAAGGTGCCAGACGCAAGGAACGCATGAATACGTATTTGACGAATGTCTCGATAGTGGCTCTGTACGGTACGATGATTATGCTTGTCGGTTGGCAGGCATTCCTGCTGGTGCAGCTGCCGGTTGTGTTCTTCTCCGGTTTTCTCGGGATTTGGCTGTTCTATGTGCAGCATCAGTTTGAAGATACCTACTTCGAGCATGATGAGGAATGGAGCTATGTCAACGCCGCAGTAGAAGGAAGCTCCTATTATAAACTGCCGAAGCTGCTGCAGTGGATTACCGGCAACATCGGTTTTCACCATGTTCATCATTTGAGCCCGAAGGTGCCCAATTATAATCTGGAGCTGGCCCATAATGCCACCCCGCCGCTGCAAAAAGCGACAACCATTACGCTCAGCACCAGTCTGCAGGCCTTGAAGTACCGTCTGTGGGATGAGGAGCACAAAACGTTCGTCAGCTTCAAGGAAATGAAGCAGCGGCTGCAGCAAAAGAAGCCTGCGGCAGCCGAGGTGCTGAAGGTAATCAAACCGGGATTCCAGAATAAATAG
- a CDS encoding ABC transporter substrate-binding protein has product MKKAKYLALTLVSIILIGSPAAFGANNNSGNIAADKYTGNNTASANAPTSGEKNTEPEAKVKLTFWTMGDMNYEELANTYMKEHPNVTIKVQNTGDTNAHHNKLAAAFSAGSGTPDIFQLEAGFMEHYLGVQDKFYNLNDLGAKDIQTDFLKWKWKQASSVDGSFQLGLPADIGPTVVYYRTDLAEAAGLPGDPEGFSAAIDTWDKFAAVAKDFKEITGKYFSDLTDLTFNALRDQSVDEIYFSRTDGTFFGDTNPYLKRAYDFTVKGIQEGWISNSEIWSPEWEQGMNDGSFAVVIGPAWLAGKIKSSAPDSSGKWRIAQLSEGVGNWGGSFITLPKEGKHPKEAYEFIQWLVNKENQLESFKTKGLIPSTPALYEDPAFADFKDEFFGGQQTAVEFGKAANRVKWVYYGPLHDRADTFFKNALRNVSEKKADPAKEWNYAVKQAKTLAPPG; this is encoded by the coding sequence ATGAAAAAAGCAAAGTACTTGGCGCTGACGCTGGTTTCCATCATACTCATAGGTTCGCCCGCGGCATTCGGAGCTAACAACAACAGCGGCAACATTGCTGCGGATAAATATACGGGTAACAATACAGCAAGCGCGAATGCACCAACCTCCGGGGAGAAGAATACAGAGCCCGAAGCGAAGGTAAAGCTTACTTTCTGGACAATGGGCGACATGAACTATGAAGAGCTGGCCAATACATACATGAAGGAACACCCGAATGTAACCATTAAGGTGCAGAACACCGGTGACACGAATGCACACCATAACAAACTGGCGGCAGCATTCTCGGCAGGTTCGGGTACACCTGATATTTTCCAGCTTGAGGCCGGTTTCATGGAACATTACCTGGGTGTTCAGGACAAATTCTATAATCTGAACGACCTTGGAGCCAAAGATATCCAGACGGACTTTCTAAAATGGAAGTGGAAACAAGCCTCATCCGTGGACGGCAGCTTCCAGCTTGGACTTCCGGCTGATATCGGACCAACTGTGGTCTATTACCGCACCGATCTGGCTGAAGCAGCCGGCCTGCCCGGCGACCCTGAAGGGTTCAGCGCAGCGATCGATACATGGGATAAATTCGCTGCTGTCGCCAAAGATTTCAAAGAAATAACCGGGAAGTACTTTTCCGACCTGACGGATCTTACGTTTAATGCACTTCGAGACCAGTCTGTAGATGAAATCTATTTCAGCAGAACAGATGGAACATTCTTCGGCGACACCAATCCGTATTTGAAGAGAGCGTATGACTTTACTGTTAAAGGCATTCAGGAAGGCTGGATCAGCAATTCGGAGATCTGGTCGCCTGAATGGGAACAAGGCATGAATGACGGTTCATTCGCAGTTGTGATAGGACCGGCATGGCTTGCCGGCAAAATCAAAAGCAGTGCACCTGATTCTTCCGGCAAATGGAGAATTGCCCAGCTTTCTGAAGGCGTCGGCAACTGGGGCGGTTCGTTCATTACCCTGCCTAAGGAAGGGAAGCATCCGAAGGAAGCCTATGAATTCATCCAGTGGCTCGTTAACAAGGAGAATCAGCTGGAGTCCTTCAAGACCAAAGGGCTGATCCCCTCGACCCCTGCTCTGTATGAAGATCCTGCATTCGCAGATTTCAAGGATGAGTTCTTCGGCGGCCAGCAGACTGCTGTTGAATTCGGTAAAGCGGCTAACCGTGTTAAATGGGTATACTACGGACCGCTGCATGACAGGGCTGATACCTTCTTCAAGAATGCGCTGAGAAACGTGTCGGAAAAAAAAGCCGATCCGGCCAAAGAATGGAACTATGCAGTGAAGCAGGCGAAAACGCTTGCTCCACCCGGTTAA